The proteins below are encoded in one region of Peptococcaceae bacterium 1198_IL3148:
- the pcrA gene encoding DNA helicase PcrA, producing the protein MQNILENLNPQQREAVQHVDGPLLVLAGAGSGKTRVLTHRIGYLLQQGVSPWHILAITFTNKAAGEMRERVEEMVPSEQSHDIWVSTFHSACMRILRREIQALNYDRNFVIYDDSDQQTVLKDCLKELNIDDKRFTSRGMSAAISNAKNQLMSAAEFDAQAFDYYDQMVAKVYKLYQEKLERNNALDFDDLLVLTVRLFQNHQHILTFYQDRFKYILVDEYQDTNRAQYVLVNLLAQRHRNLCVVGDPNQSIYGWRGADISNILSFERDYPEAKVVKLEQNYRSTQTILDAANAVINHNASAKKLELFTALGSGEPIVIKNCEDERDEAFYITRMIRQGIDKGRNYQEFAILYRTHAQSRAIEESLLTANIPYTIVGGLKFYDRKEIKDLLAYLRLAVNPHDSYSLQRIINVPKRGIGPASVSKILVWAEQNRLNMLEALNRFIEIPGLTAKVKVGCHSLAELYNNLKQQQEFLSVTELVEEVLKQSGYRDELEAEDTVDARTRLENLKEFMTVTQEYDKNNVDGSLEDFLAGISLMTDQDRYQGDSNVVSLMSLHTAKGLEFPVVFLAGMEEGVFPHSRSLDSETEMEEERRLAYVGITRAKEQLYLSNCWCRTLFGRRQTNVASRFISEIPEYLVARDNPVKSNRTTIIGAKSATKADGTNRVIADYQLGDKVVHKKWGMGVIVSVKGTGKDAELTVTFPNQGIKKLIAEYAPLEKVN; encoded by the coding sequence ATGCAAAATATTTTAGAGAATTTAAACCCGCAACAGCGGGAAGCAGTGCAACATGTGGATGGCCCTCTGTTGGTGCTGGCCGGTGCTGGCAGTGGTAAAACTCGGGTTTTAACTCATAGAATTGGTTACCTGTTGCAACAGGGGGTATCCCCATGGCATATTTTGGCCATTACCTTTACCAATAAGGCAGCGGGAGAAATGAGAGAACGGGTGGAGGAAATGGTACCCTCGGAACAATCTCACGATATATGGGTTAGTACATTCCACTCTGCCTGTATGCGTATTTTGCGTCGAGAAATTCAAGCGCTCAATTACGATCGCAATTTTGTTATTTATGATGATTCAGACCAGCAGACAGTATTGAAGGATTGCCTGAAGGAACTGAATATTGACGATAAAAGATTTACTTCCCGGGGTATGTCTGCCGCCATATCTAACGCCAAAAACCAATTGATGTCGGCAGCAGAATTTGATGCCCAAGCCTTTGATTATTACGATCAAATGGTGGCTAAGGTGTACAAGCTGTACCAAGAAAAGTTGGAGCGCAACAACGCTTTGGACTTTGATGACTTATTGGTGCTGACGGTGCGGTTGTTCCAAAACCACCAGCATATTTTGACCTTTTATCAGGATAGATTTAAATATATTTTGGTGGACGAGTATCAAGATACCAACCGGGCCCAATATGTGTTGGTTAACCTACTGGCTCAACGCCATCGCAACCTTTGTGTGGTGGGTGATCCCAACCAATCCATTTATGGTTGGCGGGGGGCGGATATTTCCAACATCCTCAGTTTTGAGCGGGACTACCCCGAAGCTAAAGTTGTTAAACTGGAACAAAACTACCGCAGCACCCAGACTATTTTGGATGCTGCCAACGCGGTGATTAATCACAATGCCAGTGCCAAAAAGCTGGAATTGTTTACCGCTTTGGGTAGTGGTGAGCCCATTGTGATTAAAAATTGTGAAGATGAAAGGGATGAAGCCTTTTACATCACCCGCATGATTCGTCAAGGCATTGATAAGGGGCGCAATTATCAAGAATTTGCCATCCTTTATCGCACCCATGCCCAGTCCCGGGCGATAGAAGAAAGTTTGCTCACCGCCAATATACCCTATACCATCGTTGGTGGGTTAAAATTCTATGACCGCAAAGAAATTAAAGATTTGTTGGCATACCTGCGGTTGGCCGTTAACCCCCATGATTCTTACAGTTTGCAACGGATCATCAATGTGCCCAAACGGGGCATTGGCCCGGCGTCGGTCAGCAAAATTTTAGTCTGGGCAGAACAAAACCGATTGAACATGTTAGAAGCATTGAACAGATTTATTGAAATTCCTGGGCTGACGGCTAAGGTCAAGGTTGGTTGCCACAGTTTGGCCGAGCTTTACAACAATTTGAAACAGCAGCAGGAATTTTTGAGTGTCACCGAACTGGTGGAAGAAGTATTAAAGCAAAGTGGTTACCGGGATGAACTGGAGGCAGAGGATACGGTGGATGCCCGCACCAGGTTAGAGAACCTAAAGGAATTTATGACGGTGACCCAAGAGTATGATAAAAACAATGTGGACGGCAGCCTAGAGGACTTTTTGGCGGGTATTTCGCTGATGACTGATCAAGATAGATATCAAGGGGATTCCAACGTGGTTTCCTTAATGTCTTTACACACCGCCAAGGGTTTGGAATTTCCGGTGGTATTTTTGGCCGGTATGGAGGAAGGGGTTTTCCCCCACTCCCGATCACTGGACAGCGAAACCGAAATGGAAGAGGAACGTCGTTTGGCATATGTTGGCATTACCCGGGCCAAGGAGCAACTTTATCTCAGCAATTGCTGGTGTCGCACGCTGTTTGGCAGAAGGCAGACCAACGTTGCCTCTAGATTTATCAGCGAGATTCCAGAATACCTAGTGGCCCGCGACAATCCAGTTAAAAGTAACCGCACCACCATTATCGGTGCTAAAAGTGCCACCAAAGCTGATGGTACCAATAGAGTAATTGCCGATTACCAACTGGGGGATAAGGTTGTTCACAAAAAATGGGGTATGGGCGTAATCGTGTCTGTTAAAGGAACAGGAAAAGACGCCGAGCTAACGGTTACCTTCCCGAACCAAGGAATTAAGAAGTTGATCGCAGAATATGCACCGTTGGAAAAGGTTAATTAA
- a CDS encoding zinc ribbon domain-containing protein YjdM, translated as MSNLPNCPKCNSEYTYEDGNLLICPECAHEWTLESETDNGADNKIVKDANGNVLNDGDTVTVIKDLKVKGSSSAIKMGTRVKNIRLVDGDHNIDCKIDGFGAMKLKSEFVKKL; from the coding sequence ATGAGTAACTTACCAAACTGCCCAAAATGTAATTCGGAATACACTTACGAGGATGGAAATCTTTTAATTTGTCCAGAATGTGCACATGAGTGGACTTTAGAATCAGAGACTGATAATGGTGCAGATAATAAGATTGTTAAAGATGCAAATGGAAATGTTTTAAATGATGGTGATACTGTAACGGTAATAAAAGATCTTAAAGTAAAAGGAAGTTCATCAGCAATAAAAATGGGTACAAGGGTAAAAAATATACGTCTGGTTGATGGGGACCATAATATTGATTGTAAAATTGATGGCTTTGGAGCAATGAAATTGAAATCTGAATTTGTTAAAAAACTATAG
- a CDS encoding amidohydrolase family protein, translating to MENLGKYRAYRGNVIYSQDKDTLICKEDSYILVVDGIVKGIYNQLPDGFPKENIIDWGNNLIIPGFCDMHVHAPQYLQRGIGMDRELLDWLNTYTYPNESKFKDKDYASKVYGYFVDELLRQGTLHVNCFPSIHYEASEILFDILEQRGLFAFTGKLNMDQNSPDYYIEDTAKSIIETERFVEKHQKGGNVKPAIVPRFAITCSEKLLAGLGSLSQKYGLPVHSHMCEAVNEMRVCKELFPNYKNEAEIFYKNNLLGKTPTIMAHCIFMDDDVLALMKNPNCMAVHCPDATANINAGGIMPVKKLLAMGINLAIGSDIGSGASLSIARGIASTIQHSKIRNMFDPQWEAVNLAEAFYMATRSGGRYFNNVGAFDDGYCFNALVIDDSNMLGEDITPVERLERFCYVGDDRNICMRYILGKEVEI from the coding sequence ATGGAAAACCTTGGTAAATATAGAGCATACAGGGGAAATGTCATCTACAGTCAGGATAAAGATACTCTGATTTGTAAAGAGGATTCATATATACTGGTTGTTGATGGAATTGTAAAGGGAATTTATAACCAATTGCCAGATGGGTTTCCAAAGGAAAATATTATCGATTGGGGAAACAACCTTATCATTCCTGGTTTTTGTGATATGCATGTGCATGCACCTCAATATTTGCAACGAGGCATAGGAATGGATAGAGAACTTCTGGATTGGCTAAATACATATACCTACCCAAATGAATCAAAATTTAAGGATAAAGATTATGCCAGCAAGGTGTATGGTTATTTTGTAGATGAGCTACTACGCCAAGGAACTTTGCATGTTAATTGCTTTCCATCTATTCATTATGAAGCATCTGAAATTTTGTTCGATATACTTGAACAAAGGGGATTGTTTGCCTTTACAGGCAAGCTAAACATGGATCAGAATAGTCCTGATTATTATATCGAGGATACAGCAAAGTCTATTATCGAAACAGAAAGATTTGTCGAAAAGCATCAGAAAGGCGGAAATGTAAAGCCTGCAATCGTGCCCAGGTTTGCCATTACCTGCAGTGAGAAACTGTTGGCTGGATTGGGAAGCTTATCTCAAAAATATGGCCTTCCCGTTCATTCTCATATGTGTGAGGCCGTTAATGAGATGAGGGTTTGTAAGGAACTTTTTCCTAATTACAAAAATGAAGCAGAAATATTTTATAAAAACAATTTACTTGGCAAAACACCGACCATAATGGCACACTGCATTTTTATGGATGATGATGTTTTGGCATTGATGAAAAACCCAAACTGCATGGCCGTCCATTGTCCCGATGCAACGGCAAATATTAATGCCGGTGGCATAATGCCAGTTAAAAAACTTTTGGCAATGGGTATAAACTTGGCAATTGGCAGTGATATCGGTTCGGGTGCAAGTTTATCAATTGCCAGGGGAATAGCAAGCACTATTCAGCACTCAAAAATTCGTAATATGTTTGACCCCCAGTGGGAAGCTGTAAATCTCGCCGAAGCTTTTTATATGGCAACCCGTTCTGGCGGAAGATACTTTAATAACGTAGGGGCGTTTGATGACGGATATTGTTTCAATGCCTTGGTAATCGATGATAGCAATATGCTCGGGGAGGATATTACTCCTGTAGAACGCCTAGAGCGCTTTTGCTATGTGGGAGATGATAGAAATATATGTATGAGATATATTTTGGGTAAAGAAGTTGAGATTTAA
- the bioB gene encoding biotin synthase BioB → MLKLISEKISAGNKLSYEEALYLSRIKESNLADLISLTSQITARFCGSEIDTCSIINAKSGRCSEDCKFCAQSAHFNTGCKDYPLMNCEMVLQHAKKVEQRGINRFAIVTSGKELSNSDFEKIISIYKTLRENTTLNLCASLGLLDEYRATKLKNVGVTTYHHNLETAESYFPNICTTHTYQQRVNTIKAVQNVGLRVCSGGIISIGETMEQRLELAYQLKELNVESVPINILNPISGTPLENQVLLSPLEIIKTICIFRLILPNVTLRFAGGVKNALGELRVLGYLGGINASIIGDFLTTPGADIDKELQLINQLRYSKKAPK, encoded by the coding sequence GTGTTAAAATTAATCAGCGAAAAAATTAGTGCCGGTAATAAATTAAGTTATGAAGAAGCGTTATATTTATCTAGGATTAAAGAAAGCAATTTGGCTGATTTAATATCTCTAACAAGCCAGATAACTGCAAGGTTTTGTGGCAGTGAGATAGATACCTGCTCAATCATTAATGCTAAATCTGGGCGTTGCTCGGAAGATTGTAAATTTTGTGCACAGTCAGCTCATTTTAATACGGGCTGTAAAGATTACCCGTTAATGAATTGCGAAATGGTACTTCAACATGCTAAAAAAGTTGAACAAAGAGGTATTAATCGATTTGCCATAGTGACAAGTGGCAAAGAACTATCAAATAGTGACTTTGAAAAGATTATTAGCATATACAAAACACTTCGGGAAAATACAACCTTAAATTTGTGTGCCTCTTTAGGTTTGCTTGATGAATATAGAGCCACTAAATTGAAAAATGTAGGAGTTACAACGTATCACCATAACCTTGAAACAGCAGAAAGTTATTTTCCTAATATCTGCACCACCCATACATATCAGCAACGAGTTAATACCATCAAGGCCGTTCAAAATGTAGGGTTAAGAGTATGTAGCGGTGGCATTATATCTATAGGCGAAACTATGGAACAGCGATTAGAACTAGCATACCAATTAAAAGAACTAAATGTAGAATCAGTGCCCATTAATATTCTTAATCCGATTTCCGGTACACCGTTAGAAAATCAAGTGCTTTTATCACCTCTAGAAATTATTAAGACGATTTGCATTTTTAGATTAATTTTACCTAATGTAACGTTACGATTTGCTGGCGGAGTAAAAAATGCCTTGGGGGAACTTAGGGTATTAGGCTATTTAGGCGGCATAAACGCTTCGATAATAGGTGATTTTTTAACCACGCCCGGCGCAGATATTGATAAAGAATTACAATTAATTAACCAATTAAGGTATTCAAAGAAGGCCCCTAAATAA
- a CDS encoding DUF86 domain-containing protein, with translation MSKDVILNKVQVIERCIKRINEEYDGNPDNLNNYTKQDSIILNIQRACEACIDLAMHLVAQNKLGIPQTSGDAFDILSENAIVDKQLAKNLKAMVGFRNIAVHDYQKLNLAIVQKIIEDHLVDFKKFATLMLGRVKKEKN, from the coding sequence ATGAGTAAGGATGTCATTCTAAATAAAGTACAGGTTATAGAAAGATGTATAAAAAGGATAAATGAAGAATATGATGGCAACCCCGATAATTTAAATAACTACACCAAGCAGGATTCTATCATTTTAAACATCCAAAGAGCCTGTGAAGCATGTATAGATTTGGCGATGCATTTAGTGGCCCAAAATAAATTAGGTATTCCGCAAACCAGTGGCGATGCCTTTGATATTTTAAGTGAAAATGCCATCGTGGATAAACAACTGGCAAAGAACCTTAAAGCCATGGTTGGTTTTCGGAACATTGCTGTTCATGATTACCAGAAACTGAATCTAGCTATTGTCCAGAAAATAATTGAAGATCATCTGGTAGATTTTAAAAAATTTGCCACATTAATGCTAGGGCGGGTTAAAAAGGAGAAGAATTAA
- a CDS encoding nucleotidyltransferase domain-containing protein, producing MDIGAEKIKLINEHLIEKIAPYLIVLFGSAASGRMHSGSDIDIAFLSDKDLSAYEVFMIAQELADILDRDVDLVNLQQASTVFQAQVVGSGKIIYCSDDNRRMQFEMLTLKKYARLNEERRCIIEQITRRGSIYE from the coding sequence ATGGATATAGGAGCGGAAAAAATCAAACTGATTAACGAGCACCTTATAGAAAAAATTGCACCGTATCTGATTGTACTATTTGGGTCAGCGGCGAGCGGTAGAATGCACTCCGGCAGCGATATTGATATTGCTTTTTTAAGCGATAAAGACCTAAGTGCCTATGAAGTTTTTATGATCGCTCAAGAACTGGCGGATATTTTAGATAGAGATGTGGATTTAGTAAATTTACAACAAGCATCAACTGTTTTTCAAGCCCAGGTGGTGGGCTCTGGCAAAATCATTTATTGCAGTGACGATAACAGAAGGATGCAATTTGAAATGCTGACCTTAAAAAAATATGCTCGGCTAAACGAAGAACGGCGCTGTATTATAGAACAAATAACAAGGCGAGGGTCAATTTATGAGTAA